The genomic window GCCCACGATCACCAGGGCGTCCCCCACGATCCGGCGCACCGCTTCCGCGCCGGAGACCTTGAGGGTGTTCATGGCGATGGCGAACGGCATGGACTCGCACGCGGCCGGGTCCTCGTACGCCGCCTCGTAGCGGGCCACGGAGGCGCGCACCACGTCCGTCATGGACTGCAGCTGCACCTCCAGCTCGGCGAGGCGCAGGGCCGACGGTGGAGGGGTGCCCGGGGTCTTGCGGGCCGCCTTCTGCACCACGGACCGGGCCGTGAGACCCGCCTGGGTGGCCATGCCCAGCCACGCCGAGGCCCACAGGCAGTGGGCACCCGGCAGCATGGTCCGCGCCGAGATGGTCTCGAACGGGACCGTGAACACGGCGTCCGCCGGGGTGGTGGCCTCCAGCTCGAAGGACTCGGAGCACGTGCCCCGCATACCTAGGGCGTCCCAGCCGCGCTGCCGCTCCAGCTGCAGGTCCTGGGACTCGACCACGAGCAGCACCTGGTCGCTCGACGCCGCCTCCTCGCTCGCGCGCGCCGTCACCAGGATGGCGTCCGCGTACGCGCCGTAGGAGATCACGGGGCACGTCTTGTGCAGGTGCACGCGGCCCTCCCCGGCCGGACGCACCGCGCACGTGGAGGAGCGGGTGTTGCCCCCGATGTTCACCTCGGTGGTGGCGGAGGCCAGCAGCAACCCCTCCGAGGCCACTCGGCGGGTGAACTCGCGCAGGTACCCGGTGTCCGCGTGCCGGGTCAGGCACAGCGTCTGCGAGTGGTGCATGGCCAGGATCATGGCGGTGGAGGTGCACTCGCGCCCCACGCGCTCCAGCATCCGGCACAGCTCGGTGATGCTCCACCCCAGCCCGCCGTCCGCCTCGGACATGGGCGCGCCCAGCAGTCCCTGGGCACGGGCCTCGTCGATCGCCTCCCAGGGGAAACGACCCTCCTCGTCCACGGCGGCCGCGAACTCGCGGGCCACCCGGGCCACGGCCTCCGCGCGGGCGGCGTTGCGCTGCGCGCGGTCCTCGCCCGGGGTCTCCTCCCGCGGCATGCGGGAGGAGTCGGTCAGCACGGTGGTCTCAGTCATTCTGGATCGCCTCCACGGCCTCGGTGATCGACCGCACGGACGTGAACGTGGCCTTGGTGAGCCGCTCCTCGGGAAACTCGATGTCGAACTCGTCCTCGAGCCCGAGCATCACGTTCACGGAGGCGTGGGAGGTCATCCCCGCGCGGTACAGGTCCGCGTCCGCGGCAATGGCCTGGGCGTCCTCGGAGAGCTTGCCCTGATCGGCCAGGACGGAGCGGACGGTGGTCTCGATGGCGGTCGAATCCATGGTGTGAACCTCTTTCGGTTGATCTGGTGATTCTTCTGCTCCGCGGACCCGCCCTCTCTGCGGTTCCTGCGGTGGTGTGTGGGTGGCGGACGGCGGGGCCGTCACTGCGCGGTGGCGCACGCCACGGCCATGGCGAAGCCGCCGTCGTGGGACGTGCTGAGGCTCCAGTGCCGCAGACCCGCGCGGTCGGCGAGCAGCGCGGCCTCCCCGCGCAGCTGCACGGCGGGCACGCCGTGGGCGTCGGAGCGGATCACGATCTGCGGCCAGGCCACGGCGTCCCGGGTGCCGGGCCGCAGCACCTTGAGCACGGCCTCCTTCGCGGCGAACCGCCCGGCCACGGACTCCGCGGACGGCGCGCCTCCCCCGGCGGTGAGCGCCGAGACCTCCTCGGGCGCGAGCACGGCCCGCAGGTAGCGCTCCCCCCGGTGCGCGATGGC from Kocuria rhizophila DC2201 includes these protein-coding regions:
- a CDS encoding holo-ACP synthase, with product MTAAHDAARAPRVGCDLQAVAPVAEAIAHRGERYLRAVLAPEEVSALTAGGGAPSAESVAGRFAAKEAVLKVLRPGTRDAVAWPQIVIRSDAHGVPAVQLRGEAALLADRAGLRHWSLSTSHDGGFAMAVACATAQ
- a CDS encoding acyl-CoA dehydrogenase family protein, which codes for MTETTVLTDSSRMPREETPGEDRAQRNAARAEAVARVAREFAAAVDEEGRFPWEAIDEARAQGLLGAPMSEADGGLGWSITELCRMLERVGRECTSTAMILAMHHSQTLCLTRHADTGYLREFTRRVASEGLLLASATTEVNIGGNTRSSTCAVRPAGEGRVHLHKTCPVISYGAYADAILVTARASEEAASSDQVLLVVESQDLQLERQRGWDALGMRGTCSESFELEATTPADAVFTVPFETISARTMLPGAHCLWASAWLGMATQAGLTARSVVQKAARKTPGTPPPSALRLAELEVQLQSMTDVVRASVARYEAAYEDPAACESMPFAIAMNTLKVSGAEAVRRIVGDALVIVGITAFANHSPVSLARLYRDSIGPSVMVNNDRILQHTATLQLVSRGER
- a CDS encoding acyl carrier protein, whose protein sequence is MDSTAIETTVRSVLADQGKLSEDAQAIAADADLYRAGMTSHASVNVMLGLEDEFDIEFPEERLTKATFTSVRSITEAVEAIQND